The following nucleotide sequence is from Alkalihalobacillus sp. LMS39.
GTCACCCGCTTCCCAGTCTTTGCTTCATAACGGATTTTTTCTTGTAATTTATTTATTCCATAAATAAGTGCAGCGGGGTTTGGTGGACAGCCAGGAATATAAACATCGACAGGAACAATCTGGTCGACTCCTTTAACTACGGCATATGATTTCACATATGGTCCGCCTGCGGTAGCACAGGACCCCATTGCAATCACCCATTTTGGTTCTGGCATTTGATCATATAAGCGTTTTAAAATTGGTGCCATTTTTTTTGTCACCGTTCCAGAAACGATCATACAGTCAGATTGACGCGGTGATGTACGGAAGATGACACCAAATCGGTCTTGGTCATAATGTGAAGCTCCTGTTCCCATCATCTCAATCGCACAACAGGCTAACCCAAACGTTAACGGCCAAATCGAGTTACTTCTCGCCCAAGCTTTCACTTGTTCTAACGTTGTAAAAAATATATTTTGCTCTAACTCTTCACGTTCTTGTTTCGTTAAACTGTCTAAGTTTAAATCCATGTCAACACCTTCTTTTTCCAGGCATATAGTAAGCCAATAAAAAGCATAACCATAAAAATAACCATCTCAATTAGTGCAAAAATACCTAAATCATCATAGGCAACAGCCCACGGATATAAAAATACCGTTTCCACATCAAATAATACAAAAAGGAGGGCAAACATATAATAACGCACGTTAAATTGAACCCAACTTCCACCAGTCGGTTCAACCCCACTTTCGTATGTCGTGTACTTTTCTTCCGTTGGCTTATGAGGACGTAATACGCGCCCGGCTGTAAGCGCAACCAATGGTAGCAATATACCAAGAATGACAAACACAGCGACGACTAAATAGTTGTTTTGATATAGATTATACAATGGATCCATACAACGTCAGCCTCCAAGCTTTAGTACGGGATTTCTTTTTTGAATCGTTACCATTATAGCAAATCCTATATATGGTGTCGACCGTTACAAAATTGTAACATTTTTTTAATATACCATTTTGTATAGCATGTCTTACTTACTATTGATACTCATTGCAAGCGCTAACATGAATGTGATAATGTGACTATTATGTGAACACTACTAGTAAAGGAGTAAAATAGAATGGTAGAAAACGTAACAAGTAAAAAGGTAATAAAAAATGTGGTAGAACGAATGTGGTCATCAAATAAATACGATGTTATGGCAAGAGGCTATGAATATTATAAAAAAATGAAGCCCATCCTACAACGAAATTCCGTTGCCAACGTTTCCTTATTCTATCAATTCTTACTAAAGTGTAAGTCGCTGCCATATTCAAAAAAAGGAGTAACAACAACATATGAACATGTGTGGGGTTATTATAAAAGCGAGGCAACAGATGAAGAAAAAACTCGGTATAAACAATTAGTCAGTCGATTACAAGAAATAGAGTTGATTTTCTATAAGTTTCCTAACGTTGTAGTCGATGCAGTTACTTTTATAAGAGAGTTAAATGAAAAATACCCAAAACCTTATATTACACAGTCTAATTTTATTTATCCAAAACCTGAATGGAACATCGTTATAGTGAAAGGAAATCACTATTCCATTTTTGATGGTGTCGTAACAAAAGTTTAAGTTAGTCTTAAAAGTGGACACGTCAAAATGGGATTAACCTAAAAGAAAGATTATAATGTAAATACTAATGACGAAGGACGTGTTCACTATGGGTAAGCACCATGATCATGAATATAAGGAGTATGTGGCTAAATTAGTTGTAGAAGAGGGAAGAGTGGCACGCGAGGTGGCTTATGAACTGGAAATCCCAACTACAACGATACACAGGTGGGTTCAAAATTATAAAGGGAAAGTAAAGGCAGCAAAAGAACCATCAGAATATGTGACTCCTTCGGAGTTAGAAAAGCTAAAAAAAGCACATCAAAAAGAAATTGAAAAGCTTAAGGAGGAAAATGAGATATTAAAAAAGGCCATGCATATCTTCACGAAAAACCAGGGATGAAATTTTATTTCATATATTCCCACCGAGATGAGCACTTGGTTGTGAAGATGTGCGAAGTCCTATCTGTATCTAAGAGTGGGTATTACAAATGGGTATCCAGTCAAAATAGAGAATCGACCGAACGAGAAAAGAAGAGAGATGAACTTAAAAAAAAGATACAACAATCATTTCATACAAGTTTTGGGACATACGGAAGCCCAAGGGTTCATGATGATTTGATTGATTTGGGATATATAGTTTCCCAAAAGACCGTTGCACGGTTAATGAAAGAAATGGGCCTAAAGGCGACACCTGAAGAAAAATATATAGTTACTACAGATTCTAATCATGACGAGCGAATTTATCCTAATTTACTTAACCAAAATTTCAAAGTAGATAGCCCTAATAAGGTTTGGGTAACGGACATTACTTATATTTGGACATTAGAGGGCTGGGTTTATTTAGCCTCTGTCATGGATTTGTTTTCGAGAAAAATTGTAGGATGGAGTCAAAGTTCGTCAATGAAAAAGGATTTACCATTAAAAGCTCTACAGATGGCTATTACGACGCGTCAACCGCCCGAGGGGTTAATTCATCACTCTGATCGTGGTTCTCAATATTGTTCAACAGACTATATTCAAACATTAAAAGAAAAAAGAATGATAATAAGTATGAGTAGAACAGGAAACCCTTATGACAACGCTTGTATCGAATCTTTTCACGCAACTATTAAGAAGGAATTGATTTACAGGAGGCGCTTTAAAACTCGTTCAGAAGCTATTAAAACGGTCAACTACTATATTAATAATTTTTATAATGAAAGAAGAAAACATTCAACCTTAGGATATTTCTCTCCAAATAATTTTGAGAGAAAATATAGCACAAGCATAGAATCAGTCTCATAATTAATCCATTTAGGGTGTAGAGAGGAGAAGTTGTCTCTGTAACTTCTCCTCTCTACACCCAAACCAAACGAAGTGCGGTAGAGTTTTCATGAAAAAAAGTTCCGTTTTTCTGTGTCTATTTTATTGACAGAAGTCCAAAGTGTAACTTTTTTCGGACATCTATTCCGCTATTTCTCGAATTTTACCGTGTTTTCAAAACTTAACGGACATCTGTTCCGTTATTTCCGCTTTCAGCGTAATACTCCTACCTGATTCTGGCCATTAACGGAACACATGTCCGATAGGTTTTTGAAAAAGCTATTTTTCCTCCCAATAACGGAACTGGTGTCCGTTAGGACTCGACATAAGTTAAAATTCAACAAAAAAATGCCTATAGATAACCGTGAAAGGACGTCTACAGGCATTTTTATTATTTTCCAGCTACTTCTAGACGAGTAATTGCTTTTTTCAAAGCTAATTGCGCGCGCTTGAAGTCAATTTCATCTTGCTTTGCTTCATTTATGCGGCGCTCCGCACGTTCTTTTGCAGCACGAGCACGAGCGACATCAATATCTGATGGCATTTCAGCGGTTTCCGCTAAAATTGTTACTTTGTCAGGGCGCACTTCAATAAATCCGCCACTTACTGCAATAAATTGAACGTTATTGCCTTTTTTTATACGAACGGGTCCAACGGTTAGAGGAGCCACTAACGGTATGTGGCGTGGTAGAATTCCAAGCTCACCGCTTTGAGCTTTCACAACGACCATCTCTACATCTCCGTCAAAAACCGTGCCATCAGGAGTTACAACACTCGCATTCATCGTCTTCTCCATGGAAAACCCTCCTTAACAGCATCGAGGCTATTAGTAGAGTAAGGAGCCACTTTGGACTCCATGCTCATTATTGCATTTCTTTTGCTTTTTCAACAACTTCTTCAATACGTCCAACAAGACGGAACGCATCTTCAGGTAAATCATCATATTTTCCTTCAAGAATTTCTTTAAATCCTTGGATTGTTTCTTTAACAGGAACATATGAACCAGGTTGTCCGGTAAATTGCTCGGCAACGTGGAAGTTTTGTGATAAGAAGAATTGGATACGACGCGCACGGTGAACGATTTGCTTATCTTCTTCTGATAATCCATCCATACCAAGGATCGCGATAATATCTTGTAATTCTTTATATTTTTGTAGTGTTTGCTGTACTTGACGAGCAACAGCATAATGCTCTTCTCCTACGATTTCCGGAGAAAGGGCACGAGATGTTGATGCAAGCGGGTCAACCGCAGGGTAAATCCCCATCTCAGAAAGTTTACGCTCTAAGTTTGTTGTTGCGTCTAAGTGAGCAAATGTTGTCGCTGGTGCCGGGTCAGTGTAGTCATCGGCAGGTACATAAATCGCTTGGATTGATGTAACAGAACCAACTTTAGTTGATGTAATACGTTCTTGTAACTGTCCCATCTCTGTTGCAAGTGTTGGCTGGTAACCAACGGCTGATGGCATACGACCTAATAAGGCTGATACCTCAGAACCGGCTTGCGTGAAACGGAAAATGTTATCGATGAACAATAATACGTCCGCGCCTTCTTTATCACGGAAATGTTCTGCCATTGTAAGACCTGTTAGGGCAACACGCATACGCGCTCCAGGTGGCTCATTCATTTGTCCGAATACCATCGCTGTTTTTGCGATAACTCCAGAGTCTTTCATTTCATAGTAAAGGTCATTTCCTTCACGAGTACGCTCACCAACACCAGCGAAAACGGAAATACCACCGTGTTCTTGAGCGATGTTGTTGATTAATTCTTGAATTAATACTGTTTTACCAACACCGGCTCCTCCGAACAAACCGATTTTTCCACCTTTAATATATGGTGCAAGTAAGTCAACAACTTTAATTCCAGTCTCAAGAATTTCAGCTTTTGTTGATAACTCTTCGAATTTTGGTGATGGGCGGTGGATTGGATCTTTTTTCACGTCTGCAGGAATTGGACCATCAAGGTCAATGGACTCCCCTAATACGTTAAATACACGACCTAATGTCACTTCACCAACAGGTACAGAAATCGGAGCTCCTGTATCTAATACTTCTGTTCCACGAACAAGTCCATCTGTTGAACCCATCGCAACCGTACGAACGGTATTATCGCCTAAATGAATCGCAACTTCTAACGTTACGTTTACATCAACCGCATTTGTTGCTGAGCCTGTTTGCTCAATTCTCAGTGCGTTATAAATCTCTGGTAAGTTTCCATCGTCGAATGTTACGTCAACAACTGGACCCATAACCTGAGTAATGCGACCTTTATTCATCAGTTTCCCTCCTATACTTTCAGTTTCGAGTTCGTAAACTCTCTATTCTAGAGCAGCGGCACCGCCGACAATCTCTGTAATTTCTTGTGTAATGGCAGCTTGACGTGCCCTGTTGTATGAAAGAGTCAGACTATCAATTAATGCACCAGCATTGTCCGTTGCAGCACTCATTGCTGTCATACGTGCTCCAAACTCACTTGCTTTTGCATCTAATAATGCGCCATAGATAACACTCTCTGCATACTGTGGTAATAGTTGCTCTAAAATGGCTTCTGCTGAAGGCTCATAAATATATTCCGACTGTGCTGAACTGTCATCAGCAAGATCAGTTAATGGCAACACTTTCTTTTCGGTCACCTCTTGTGTAATCGGGCTTACGAAATGATTGTACCAAAGGTATAACTCGTCAAATAACTCGTCTTGGAACATATCGACCGTTGTACTTGTTAAGTTCTTTACATCACTAAACTCGACTTGGTCAGATAACCCAATCAATTCTTGAATAATAGGCATGTTCCGTCTTTTTAATAAATCACGACCAATTCGCCCAATCACAATAATCGAATACTCATCTGGTGATTTATGACGTTTGTTGAGTGTTGTTAATAACTCACGAACTAAGCTTGCATTATACGCACCTGCAAGTCCTCGGTCAGATGTAATCACAACATATCCTGTCTTTTTCACCGGACGCGATTGTAGCATCGGATGCGACGCCTCTGTATTACCTGAAGCAATCCCGGCAACGACTTCACGAATTTTTTCAGTGTAAGGAAAAAACCCTTTCGCCTTTTCTTGTGCACGGTTTAGTTTTGCAGCTGATACCATTTGCATCGCTTTTGTAATCTTTTTTGTTTTTGTCGTCGAATTAATACGTGTTTTTATATCTCGTAGTGAGGCCATCTATTTTTCACCACCTTTTCGCTTAACTGGTTTTTGCGACTTTCCCGCGATTATTTTGTAACGTTAAACCCTTTTTTGAATTCGTCAATAGCCGCTTTAAAATCGCTATCTTCTGGAAGACCACCAGTTGTACGAATGTGCTCAAGTAATTCTTTTTTGTTGTGCTCTAAGAATGCAAAATATTCTGCTTCAAAGCGCTTAATATCACCAACTGGAATATCATCAAGGAATCCTTTTGTTAGTGCATAAAGAATCGCTACTTGTTTTTCAACTGGAAGTGGCTCGTGTAATCCTTGTTTTAATACTTCAACAGTACGAGCACCACGCTCTAACTTTGCTAATGTCGCACGGTCTAAGTCTGAACCAAACTGTGCAAATGCTTCAAGCTCACGATAAGAAGCTAAGTCAAGACGAAGTGTACCTGATACTTTTCTCATCGCTTTAATTTGCGCTGAACCTCCAACACGGGATACAGAAAGACCTGCGTTTACCGCTGGACGAACACCAGAGTGGAATAAATCAGATTGTAAGAAAATTTGTCCATCCGTGATGGAAATTACGTTTGTTGGAATATAAGCTGATACATCCCCAGCTTGTGTTTCAATGAAAGGAAGGGCTGTTAAAGAACCGCCACCTTTTGCATCACTAAGCTTTGCCGCGCGCTCAAGTAAGCGTGAATGTAAGTAGAATACATCCCCTGGATAAGCTTCACGACCTGGAGGACGACGAAGTAATAAAGAAAGCTCACGATAAGCTGCTGCTTGTTTTGTTAAGTCATCATAAATAACAAGAACATGTTTCCCGTTGTACATGAACTCTTCACCCATTGTAACCCCAGCATACGGAGCTAAAAATTGCAATGGAGCTGGTTCAGATGCACTTGCAGTAACGACGATCGTATAATCAAGCGCACCTTTTTGGCGTAATGATTCCACTACACCTGCAACAGTAGATTCTTTTTGACCGATCGCTACATAAATACAAATCATGTCTTGGTCTTTTTGGTTTAAAATTGTATCGATTGCAACAGCTGTTTTCCCTGTTTGACGGTCACCGATAATTAACTCACGTTGTCCACGTCCGATCGGAATAAGTGCATCAATCGATTTAATTCCCGTTTGAAGTGGCTCATGAACGGATTTACGGTCCATAACTCCAGGAGCTGGACTTTCGATTGGTCTAGCTTTTGCTGTTTCAATTGGTCCTTGTCCGTCTAATGGTTGACCAAGAGGATTCACCACTCGACCTAAAAGAGCTTCACCTACAGGAACTTCCATGATACGTCCTGTACGTTTGACTTCGTCACCTTCACGAATGTCTGTATATGGTCCTAAAATAATGATACCAACATTATTTTCTTCTAAGTTTTGTGCCATACCCATGACGCCATTTGAAAACTCAAGTAACTCTCCACTCATTACGTTTTCAAGGCCATGTGCTAAAGCAATACCGTCACCGACACGAATAACTGTACCAACGTCGGATACTTCAATATTTGATTGAAAGTTTTCAATCTGCTGTTTAATCAAAGAGCTAATTTCTTCTGCTTTGATGCTGCTCATTTCGTTCACCCCTATCTTGTTCTAGCTTTTTTGCAAGAGATTACGTTCCAGGCGAGTAAGCTGGCCTTTCACACTGCCATCATAAATGCGGTCACCGATGCGAATCGTAATACCGGCTATGAGGTTTTTATCAATAATATTTTCAATAATTAATTTCGATTTTCCAACTTTTTGTGCAAATAAGACAGATAAGTCCGTCTTTTCTTGCTCTGATAATGGGTAGGCAGAATACACTTTTGCTTCAGCCACATTTTGCTCTTGGTATGATAGCAATTTATATTCATCCACTAACGGAACAAGTGCTTCCACACGCTTGCGTTCAACAAGCAAAAGCAATGTATGCATCACAAGTTCACTTACGTTTTGACCAAAACCCGTTTTCACGATATTCTGTTTTTCTTCTACCCGAACTTTCGGATTTAATAGAACAGTCATCATTTCAGGAGTATTGCCCACTACTTCTTTTACTAGCTGTAGCTCAGTTTCGATTTGTTGAACTAAACCTTTTTCTTTTGCTAACTGAAAAAGAGCAACAGCATAACGATTGGCTACTGCTTTGTTGCTCATAGCTCTTCGCCTACTTCTTTAAGATAGTCTTCAATGAACTTTTGCTGTTCTGCTTCGTTCAGTTCTTTTTCAATCACTTTCGTTGCAATTAATACTGATAATGATGCAACTTGGTCACGAAGAGAAGAAACAGCTTGTTCTTTTTCACGCTTGATTTCTGCAAGTGCAGAATCTTTAATACGCTCTGCCTCACCTTTAGCAGATACGATAATATCTTGAGCTTGCTTCTCGCTCATTTTCTTTGCATTTTCAAGAATTGATTGTGCTTCTTGTCTTGCATTCTCAATTTCTTTACGTTGTTGTTCTAAATATTTTTCAGCCTCTTTACGGTCTTTTTCAGCAAAGTCAATTTGCTCATTAACCATTTGTTGGCGCTTTTCCATTAAGCCCATCATCGGTTTTAACGCAAACTTACTTATCGCCCATAACAGTATAAGAAAGGCAACTAATTGATATATGATCGAACCCCAAGGAATCACAAAATCCAAGTGAGTCACTCCTTTCTAATGTTCTTACACCTAACATAAGGAATGGCGAAGGTTCAAAGCAGAACACTGTCGCCATCTATAGCATTTTTGTGCTTGTATACGACCTTTATTATTGGAATAAAAGGATGAATGAAATAACGATCGCGATAATTGGAACCGCCTCAGCAAGAGGTACCCCAATGAACATTAAAGTTTGTAATTGACCACGTAATTCTGGTTGACGAGTGACACCTTCAAGAGTTGCTCTTACGATAATGGCAACGGCGATAGAACCACCGATTGCTGCTAGACCTGCTACGATTGCTACTGCTAATGCTTCCATTTAAAAAATCCTCCTTATAAATACAAATAATTTTTTATTATTTTAAACGCTCAAATTACGAGCAATGTTTAATGATGTTCAACTTTGTGTGCCATATATACCATTGCTAACATCGCAAAGATATACGCTTGAATCGCTCCAATAAACACACTAAATGCTTGCCAAATGACTAGTGGGAATATTGTTAATACCCCAGTAAAAATTCCTCCTGCTGTAAGCGAGGTTATTCCTGCACTTCCTAACCCAACGATTAAAATCATTAAGATTTCTTTTGCGTAAATGTTACCAAATAGACGCATTCCCAATGTTAATGTATTGGCAAACTCCTCAATGACTTTAAATGGGAATAAAAACGGGACGGGACGGAAATAGTTTCTTCCATATTCACCGAAACCTTGAAGCTTAATCCCATAAATGTGTGTCAAGATAATGACAAGGGCTGCTAAACTTAATGTTAGGGCAGGGTCAGAAGTCGGTGATTTCCACCATGCTTCATGCGTTGTATAGTTTGCAATCTCAAATGGGATACCTACCATATTGGCAGTAAACACGAAAAAGAGAAGCGTAAACGCTAATGCGGTAAATCGACCACCTGTTTTCCAATCCATGTTGGCTTTAATAATGTTTTGGACAAACTCGATAGCCCATTCTAGAAAGTTTTGCATGCCGGAAGGTCTCATAGCTAAACGCCTAGAGCCGAAAAACACGACACTGAAAACGATTATACAGACAACAGTCGTCATCAACACAGATGACATATTAAACCATATCCCGAAATAATCTCGCATTGGTGCAATATGATCCATATTAGTTATCACCTCTTTCTAACGAATTGAATTATCATATCAAGTAATATAATGACATAAATCAGGGATAACCCTGCAATGACCGAAAGTAAGTGAACGGCATCTGGATAGCGAAAAGCTATCGTAACCGCAAAGATAGCTAGTCCATAACGTATGACAATACCAAAACCAGCTAGTGCATAGGATATAAATGAAATGTTTTTTGGGTTGGCTGATATTTCACCAACAACAGCGGTTTTACGGTAAATGGTCCACAAGCTAATATAACTAGCCGTAAAACCAAGAAACAAACCTAAAAAATGAGGTTGAAATGGAGTTAAGAGTGCTCCAACAAGGAAAACGAATCCAAAAATGATTGAAATATACGTATATCCCTTCATTTTTGCTTGAAACGTTATCATTGTTCATTGTCTCCTAAATATGGTTGGATTACTTTATAAACACCGTAAAAACCCGAACCAATTCCTAGTAGTAGAAAAATGATAAGGAATAGTGGTTTTGTAGCAAAACGTTCATCTATCCAATTTCCGATAAAAACACCGGCAAGCACCCCGCCTACAATATACGATGAAATAATCGAAACGAGCGCCATTGCCCGCATAGAACGTCTACCTAATGACATTGCACCGCTCCTTCCTACTATTGTAGGAGCTTACGAAACTAATTTTATGTATCATTTGTAACCCTTATCATAAATACCCTTTGTAATCGTACAATAGTGAAAACCTTATGTCAACGGCTTTTCAGGATAAATATGTAGTCCGTTTTTAGAAAATTAGGTTTGTCACAATTTTGACAAAAGTATACCATTTTTTTCTTGACAAAACAAAGGAGAGGGTTTCCCTCTCCTTTTCTCTATTTATTATGGACAATAATTTTCTTTTCAACCAATCTCACCTATAAAAATGGCTGTTTCAAGCGTATCTTCTTGTCCGTCTTGTTTCGCAAACACAAGCGCTTTATAAATACCCTCTGTTAAACCTAGCTCTGACAACTCCACTTCAAGAAGCCCTCTTGCTACATTTTCCCGTGCATCCAAATAAGAAATAAACTCAAATGTATCTGGGTCATACAAAGCAATGCCAACTTCTTCTGCACCACCAGGCAAATACATTTCATAACGATATGTTTCTGGCTCATCACCATGCTCAAAGTTAAAAGCCATCACTCGTGGGTAATTTGGCTCTTCAATAAAAAACAAATACGGGACAACAACATCTTCTTTTCCACCTTGGATGACCACTTCCCCGTTATGAATGCCTTCTTCTAGCACAGGCGGAAAAATATCCATCGTAATGGTTACTTCTTTTTTCTCATCTGGCTTTAAGTCAAAAGAGAACGGCACTTTCCACTGAATACCATCTGGTACATCAATCGGAGGAACGACGTAATATGTTTCTGTTTTGTCTCCTTTATTTTCAACAGTAACCGTAACATCCTTCACTTGTCTCCTATCATCACGAGAATACTTTCCAAAAGAAAGCGCCCCAGGTAAAACAAGGGTCTCGGCATTTATCGCTTCTACAATTTGAATTCTCCCAGCGCCTTGCTCATGAGGTAAATAACGATTCCCTTCTTTGTCTTCTAGTTTTTTAGCTGTATTCATTAAGGCTGCTTTAATTTGGTCAGGCGTCCAATCTGGATGGGCTTGTTTCAGTAATGCAGCCGCTCCTGCGACATGCGGGGCAGACATACTCGTCCCATTTAATCCTAAGTAACCATGTGGTATTGTACTATCAATGGCGACACCAGGGGCAACGACATCAGGTTTCACATCCCATGTTTGTGTCACTGGTCCTCTTGATGAAAACGGCGCAATTAAATCTTCTTCATTCCGATATATCGTGCGTAATGAAGGTGACTTTTCATTTTCAATTTGTTCTAGTAACCATTCTCCATCCTCTTTTGTTATTCCCGCTACTGGAATATCAACTTTTCCTTCAATTGCACCTACAAAAGCACCATCTGTATTGTTAAAAATAACAACCGCTTCTGCTCCAGCCTCTTTTGCTATTCTTGCTTTTTCGGCAAAAGGAAGAATACCTCGTTTTAATAAAACAATTTTTCCGTTAACATCCTCTAAATCCTTTTCCATTCCTAGTTCACCATAAACAAACGGGAAATCTCTCGTAACATCCCATGGTCGTGAGCCACTCATCATTTGCAGAGGAATTTCTTTTTCTTCACCAAAAATCGTCAAATATGGCATTTTTAAAGGTGGTGATGATGCGCCAACAGAAATGGCTCGTGCCGATGTACCTGGAGAACCGACTGTCCACATATTCGGACCACTGTTTCCATTTGATGTGACCGCAACCACACCAAGTTCTACTGCTTTATCTAATGCCACACTCGTTGGCCAATCTGGGCCATTCACGGCATTCCCTAGTGACAAGTTTATAATATCGACACCGTCTTCCACCGCTTTTTCTATCGCTTCGATTACTTGCTCAGTCGTCCCTTGTCCACCAGGACCTAAAGCCCGATAAGCATAAATATCAGCTTCCGGTGCTACCCCTTTTATTTTTCCATTTGCCGCGATAATACCAGCGACATGTGTCCCATGAACGGTTGGTCCACCTTCTTCTATTTTCGTTTCCATAGGGTCATCATCATAATCAACAACGTCAAATCCGCCTTTATAGTTACGCT
It contains:
- the atpB gene encoding F0F1 ATP synthase subunit A, producing the protein MDHIAPMRDYFGIWFNMSSVLMTTVVCIIVFSVVFFGSRRLAMRPSGMQNFLEWAIEFVQNIIKANMDWKTGGRFTALAFTLLFFVFTANMVGIPFEIANYTTHEAWWKSPTSDPALTLSLAALVIILTHIYGIKLQGFGEYGRNYFRPVPFLFPFKVIEEFANTLTLGMRLFGNIYAKEILMILIVGLGSAGITSLTAGGIFTGVLTIFPLVIWQAFSVFIGAIQAYIFAMLAMVYMAHKVEHH
- a CDS encoding ATP synthase subunit I is translated as MITFQAKMKGYTYISIIFGFVFLVGALLTPFQPHFLGLFLGFTASYISLWTIYRKTAVVGEISANPKNISFISYALAGFGIVIRYGLAIFAVTIAFRYPDAVHLLSVIAGLSLIYVIILLDMIIQFVRKR
- a CDS encoding AtpZ/AtpI family protein — protein: MSLGRRSMRAMALVSIISSYIVGGVLAGVFIGNWIDERFATKPLFLIIFLLLGIGSGFYGVYKVIQPYLGDNEQ
- a CDS encoding S8 family serine peptidase, with translation MRQVLLLFTMLFAMTQVGLVQVQANQFPERPPLPTPASEQEAVVIVEVSETDIDAVLETIKSTFPKGEIRKTFQTLFTGFSIQLPEKDVERLKTVSGIERVDKVVNYKALIDESVPFIGGGEFRSQLDENGERLTGKGVKVAVIDTGIDYTHPDLKRNYKGGFDVVDYDDDPMETKIEEGGPTVHGTHVAGIIAANGKIKGVAPEADIYAYRALGPGGQGTTEQVIEAIEKAVEDGVDIINLSLGNAVNGPDWPTSVALDKAVELGVVAVTSNGNSGPNMWTVGSPGTSARAISVGASSPPLKMPYLTIFGEEKEIPLQMMSGSRPWDVTRDFPFVYGELGMEKDLEDVNGKIVLLKRGILPFAEKARIAKEAGAEAVVIFNNTDGAFVGAIEGKVDIPVAGITKEDGEWLLEQIENEKSPSLRTIYRNEEDLIAPFSSRGPVTQTWDVKPDVVAPGVAIDSTIPHGYLGLNGTSMSAPHVAGAAALLKQAHPDWTPDQIKAALMNTAKKLEDKEGNRYLPHEQGAGRIQIVEAINAETLVLPGALSFGKYSRDDRRQVKDVTVTVENKGDKTETYYVVPPIDVPDGIQWKVPFSFDLKPDEKKEVTITMDIFPPVLEEGIHNGEVVIQGGKEDVVVPYLFFIEEPNYPRVMAFNFEHGDEPETYRYEMYLPGGAEEVGIALYDPDTFEFISYLDARENVARGLLEVELSELGLTEGIYKALVFAKQDGQEDTLETAIFIGEIG